The following is a genomic window from Lates calcarifer isolate ASB-BC8 unplaced genomic scaffold, TLL_Latcal_v3 _unitig_1036_quiver_1214, whole genome shotgun sequence.
aaagTGGCTCTATTATGAACAAAATGATGATGGTTGAACATTAATCAACTTCCCTAGACtaatgaaaaaaattgaaaacacacacacacgcacgcattAAATTACAGTTTACTTACAATGTTGCAGCACACATTACACAGCTGTAGGGTTAATCCAACATAAAGTcactaacaacaacaatatccaCTCCAAACCAAAGCTGTGTGCTTTACAAGAgtagtttaatttgttttttctaaagtaaaattgaaaaaaaaaaaaatctaatacataaaaataaatggcaaataaaataagtatggtaaaaaaaaaaaaaacacaagatggAATTATCACAACAAATAAGATATGCAGATATTACAAAATTACAATGATATGTATACTGTGATAAAGAACTATTATCCTGAGGTGGAAGGAATGATGGAACTGATCAGGCTTCACAGTGCAATACTGACACATTCCTCCAGCTCGCTTTTGCCTCTTGTCTTGAACCCACATTTTGAGGCATTCAAGTCTAAAGGTAAATTCTCTAATCACATATGTGGTCATTGTTAAGTAcgtctgtatttttttaacttcctcAATTTTTTCCTGATAATTGTGCCCATGGTCTTTTTTTCCTGTACGTCCATTACCTGACTTTCAATATCCTTTATCTCGCTGTCTAACTCCTCctgtattttttccattttagaggctgcatgCTCTGCATTATGTGAACAGCGGTCAGTTTGATtaatatttgtttcatttgctTGCTTTATCTTCCTCAGTTTACAACAGATGTCAAAtagtttaattttttcctctcccaaTGACTCTATGACTTTCTCTACCTCCTCCAGTTGTTTTGTGAgttgtattttcagtttgtccatTTCTGTCTTCAGATCTGTCAGTTCAGTCACCATCTGTGCACAACTGTCCTTTACatgctcttttttctttaactgttgTTGGAGctgttgcatttttttcttcttcttcccacTGAGTGTCTTGCCTTAGatgcaaaaaaacatttgacattcaacaagacacagaaacacaacagacatgTGGCATTATTAGAAATGATAAAACTAGAAGTAGTTCCATGATGGATCAAAGTGCATTCACTCTTATTGGTAGtgaataaaacagacatttaaatggaAATCAATGGTGTTAATTAAGACTCCATTTCAACTCTATACAGATTGTATCCCCATCATGATTCATATTTTGAACAGTGAATAATGTGTTAGATATTCTATTGTTATCAAAACAACCAGAGGACCAACCTGTCTTAGACTTTTGTTGATGTCCTGGCACTTCACTCTCCACACCAGGTGTCTTGTCTTATGTAGAGAAAAAGGTTTGATAttcaaaaagatgcagagacacaacagacaTGTGGCATGAacagaagagataaaaactaGAAGAAGTAATTCCATGTCGAAAAATAATGCATTCGCTGCTCttaataaaatatgacataGGGAACACTAACgtgtgttaaatgtttaattgttgtaGAAACAACCACAA
Proteins encoded in this region:
- the LOC108885830 gene encoding myosin-9, translating into MGNLYSSNGTAQNEATQNLVEMDEFEGDKTPGVESEVPGHQQKSKTGKTLSGKKKKKMQQLQQQLKKKEHVKDSCAQMVTELTDLKTEMDKLKIQLTKQLEEVEKVIESLGEEKIKLFDICCKLRKIKQANETNINQTDRCSHNAEHAASKMEKIQEELDSEIKDIESQVMDVQEKKTMGTIIRKKLRKLKKYRRT